One Papaver somniferum cultivar HN1 chromosome 10, ASM357369v1, whole genome shotgun sequence genomic window carries:
- the LOC113316773 gene encoding uncharacterized protein LOC113316773 yields the protein MILLLYVDDIILTGNSDVLLEKLVQALSKEFAMKQSGNLSYFLGIEAQINEDSLTLTQKKYTLELITKANMLECKPCDTPVVKESRASIHDGVLLENPAEYKTLVGIKRILRYLKGTIGLGITLRKGDISSVKAYTDSDWAGCPDTRRSTSGYAVFMGSSLICWSSKKQPTVSMSSSEAEYKCLSVTASELEWLSNVFKELHISVNLPMHVFCDNTSAICLAFNLVFHARAKKIEVQYHLVRDLVLKGFIKVHHVSSENHIADLFTKGLCSPIFISLLHHLLGDTSNDAVEDLECQHYSCLACEEELSADNNSALFSGLAFQ from the exons ATGATTCTGcttttgtatgtggatgatattatacTTACTGGGAATTCTGATGTTCTTCTGGAAAAGTTAGTTCAAGCTTTAAGTAAAGAGTTTGCAATGAAGCAGTCAGGAAATTTGAGCTATTTCTTGGGTATTGAAGCTCAAATAAATGAAGATTCTTTAACTTTAACACAAAAGAAATATACTCTGGAACTTATTACAAAAGCtaatatgcttgagtgtaaacctTGTGACACTCCTGTTGTTAAAGAATCTAGAGCATCTATACATGATGGTGTTTTGTTAGAGAATCCAGCAGAATACAAAACATTAGTTGGCA TCAAAAGAATTTTAAGGTATCTAAAGGGCACTATTGGCCTTGGTATTACTCTCAGAAAAGGTGATATTTCTTCTGTGAAGGcttatactgattctgattgggctgggTGTCCAGATACAAGGAGGTCAACATCTGGTTATGCAGTTTTTATGGGTAGTTCTTTGATTTGTTGGTCTAGCAAGAAGCAACCAactgtttccatgtcttcttctgaGGCAGAGTATAAATGTCTATCTGTGACTGCTTCTGAGTTAGAATGGTTGTCAAATGTTTTTAAGGAATTGCATATTTCAGTTAATCTGCCAATGCATGTGTTTTGTGACAATACATCTGCAATTTGTTTAGCTTTTAATCTTGTGTTTCATGCCAGGGCAAAAAAAATAGAAGTTCAGTATCATTTGGTCAGAGATCTGGTACTCAAAGGATTTATCAAGGTTCATCATGTTTCTTCAGAAAACCATATTGCTGATTTGTTCACTAAAGGCCTGTGTTCACCTATTTTTATTTCATTGCTTCATCATCTTTTGGGAGATACTTCCAATGATGCTGTAGAAGATCTTGAGTGTCAACATTATTCATGTCTTGCCTGTGAAGAAGAACTCTCTGCTGACAATAACTCTGCTTTATTCTCTGGTTTAGCTTTTCAGTAA